Proteins encoded together in one Verrucomicrobiia bacterium window:
- a CDS encoding DUF5703 domain-containing protein, translated as MKLFLRSFAIASIACLFTQPLFAENDFAAKNAVTWMSLGTNENDSMPIGNGDVAANVWTEQNGDIVLLIAKSDAWTELGKIVKLARVRVSLSPNPFAGSSNFSQTLRLEDGCIDLTNEGNLVRVWIDANHPVLHVESHLAQAATLEARMEMWRTNVHSMDQASPDRGGLFELGHSVPIKFTPDTLFPARSGHITWCHYNSNSIYPIVLTREHLESVVSKYPDPLLHRCFGATMSGPNLISDGDYALKSSMPGKNARLDVVALTTEDTASPEAWLKKADALAAELNRGKLERAWDAHRKWWNEFWDRSWISVSGNEGAAKVSQGYIMQRWMVACSSRGPQPAKFNGGLFTVGHDGVPENRESNERNHNPDYRAWGNSYWNQNNRLLYWPLIASGDEDLLKPWFDLYLNSLPLVKDRTQIYFHHDGAAYIETMYFWGLPNLNDFGWDNSSTELQSSWMRFHTQGALEVVSQMLDSYDCTQDEGFARKSIVPFANELILYYEKHWQRGPDGKLRFSPTQSLETYQVDAVNPTPDIAALDSIIPRLLALPKSTTTQEERDRWQKVLADMPPIPMGKTVRGKIPRAGMTNAPGTTTVILPAEKYGKTSNGENPELYTAFPYRIYGVGKPDLKLARDTYAARLFPQDTCWGQDGTQSAVLGLTDEARKAATAEFTNYGNQRFPWFWKAGHDWIPDLDNGGSGMITLQLMLMQCDGRRIQLLPAWPENWTADFKLHAPFKTTVEGHVQNGQISNLKVVPASRMKDVVIVPAS; from the coding sequence ATGAAATTATTCCTTAGGTCTTTTGCCATCGCATCCATCGCCTGCCTTTTTACCCAGCCACTATTTGCGGAGAATGATTTTGCCGCGAAAAATGCCGTGACCTGGATGTCACTCGGCACGAATGAAAATGATTCCATGCCCATCGGCAACGGCGACGTTGCCGCCAACGTATGGACGGAGCAGAACGGCGACATTGTTTTGTTAATCGCGAAGTCGGATGCGTGGACTGAATTGGGAAAGATCGTCAAACTTGCACGTGTGCGCGTGAGCCTTTCGCCGAATCCGTTTGCGGGATCGTCGAATTTTTCCCAGACGTTGCGGCTGGAAGATGGGTGCATTGACCTGACGAATGAAGGCAATTTGGTGCGCGTTTGGATTGATGCCAATCATCCGGTGCTGCATGTGGAGTCGCATCTCGCGCAAGCGGCGACTCTCGAGGCGAGAATGGAAATGTGGCGCACCAATGTGCATTCGATGGATCAGGCTTCGCCCGACCGCGGCGGACTTTTCGAACTTGGCCATTCGGTGCCGATAAAATTTACGCCCGACACGCTTTTTCCTGCGCGCTCCGGGCACATCACCTGGTGCCATTATAACTCGAACAGTATTTATCCCATTGTTCTGACGCGCGAACATTTGGAATCGGTCGTGTCGAAGTATCCCGACCCGCTGTTGCATCGCTGTTTTGGCGCGACGATGAGCGGCCCGAACCTGATCTCCGACGGCGACTACGCGCTCAAATCTTCGATGCCGGGTAAAAACGCGCGCCTCGACGTGGTCGCGCTGACAACGGAAGATACCGCTTCGCCCGAGGCGTGGCTGAAAAAAGCGGATGCGCTGGCGGCGGAGTTGAATCGCGGCAAGCTTGAACGCGCATGGGACGCGCATCGCAAATGGTGGAATGAATTTTGGGATCGCAGTTGGATCAGCGTGTCGGGGAACGAGGGCGCGGCAAAAGTTTCGCAAGGTTACATCATGCAACGCTGGATGGTGGCATGTTCTTCGCGCGGGCCGCAGCCGGCGAAATTCAACGGTGGACTTTTCACCGTGGGCCATGACGGTGTGCCTGAAAATAGAGAATCCAACGAACGAAACCACAACCCCGATTATCGCGCGTGGGGAAATTCTTATTGGAACCAGAACAATCGCCTGCTCTATTGGCCGCTCATCGCCAGTGGCGACGAGGATTTGCTCAAGCCGTGGTTCGACCTGTATCTCAACAGCCTGCCGCTCGTTAAGGACCGCACCCAGATTTATTTCCATCACGACGGTGCGGCTTATATCGAGACGATGTATTTCTGGGGTTTGCCGAATCTGAATGATTTCGGCTGGGACAATTCCTCGACCGAATTGCAAAGTTCGTGGATGCGCTTTCACACACAGGGCGCGCTCGAAGTGGTTTCGCAAATGCTTGACAGTTATGATTGCACGCAGGACGAGGGTTTTGCCCGCAAATCCATCGTGCCGTTCGCGAATGAATTGATTTTGTATTACGAAAAACATTGGCAGCGCGGGCCGGATGGGAAATTAAGGTTTTCACCGACGCAATCGCTCGAAACGTACCAGGTGGATGCCGTCAATCCGACGCCGGATATTGCCGCGCTGGATTCGATCATCCCACGATTGCTGGCGTTGCCGAAAAGCACGACCACACAGGAGGAGCGCGATCGCTGGCAAAAAGTTCTCGCTGATATGCCGCCGATTCCGATGGGCAAGACGGTTCGCGGAAAAATTCCCCGCGCCGGCATGACCAACGCGCCAGGCACGACGACGGTGATCCTTCCCGCCGAAAAATATGGCAAGACCAGTAACGGCGAAAACCCCGAGCTTTACACCGCGTTTCCGTATCGCATCTATGGCGTGGGCAAACCGGACCTGAAACTCGCGCGGGATACTTATGCAGCGCGGCTGTTTCCGCAGGATACTTGCTGGGGACAGGACGGAACGCAATCGGCGGTGCTCGGCTTGACGGACGAAGCGCGCAAGGCGGCAACGGCGGAGTTCACGAATTATGGCAACCAGCGTTTTCCGTGGTTTTGGAAGGCGGGCCACGATTGGATTCCCGACCTCGACAACGGCGGCAGCGGCATGATCACCCTGCAACTGATGTTGATGCAATGCGATGGACGCCGCATCCAACTTTTGCCCGCGTGGCCGGAAAATTGGACGGCGGATTTCAAACTGCATGCGCCGTTTAAAACGACCGTTGAGGGCCATGTACAAAATGGCCAGATTTCCAATTTGAAGGTGGTGCCGGCCTCGCGCATGAAGGATGTGGTTATAGTTCCGGCGAGTTAA
- a CDS encoding discoidin domain-containing protein: MKRSICWLVLLLALSLSARAEDKTFSPAKPQWLPTLTPQEEAKTFVLPKGYYVELVLSDPIIKEPVVSVFDGNGRMYVAEMRSYMQDIDGTDEHAKVGRVSLHWSSRHNGVFDKHTVFIDHLLLPRMILPVADGLLVNETDSDDIWLYRDTNGDGVADKKELVYAGGPRGGNLEHQPSGLIWDRDNWLYQAVSSYRLRLKGTNVVKEPTPSNSGQWGLTQDDYGKLFFVNAGGELGPVNFQEPIVYGAFKAKDEPSLDFMAVWPLVGLADVEGGRNRFRPENNTLNHFTACCGPDIFRGDRLPLDVRGDLFFGEPVGRLIRRAKIEVQDGVTHLVNPYDHSEFMRSTDPNFRPINMVTAPDGTMYIVDMYRGIIQEGNWVKQGSYLRTIVQKFQLDKNIDHGRIWRLRHKDFKLGPQPHMLDETPAQLVKHLTAANGWWRDTAQKLIVLRNDKSVVPALTKMAISDPNPLARLDALWTLEGLDSVSPDFLRVMLADQNPQVRAAAVRVSESVYENGDRSIVPDVRAMAKDSDPNVAVQVMLTANLLKWTDSKQFAETIVSNNQSAGVQTFGQALLLPPAAAHREFSESERRILARGSVIYNQLCFACHGNNGKGMPLQGGAPGTTMAPPLAGSSTVNGVSEGIINVLLKGLSGPVGGKNYGSQMVSMQNNDNEWVADITSFVRNNFGNSSPFINASEVARVRDATKDHNAPWTLDELHAILPQSLANRSQWKVSASHHSDAARLAIDGRIQTRYDTDASQTPGMWYQIELPQATSVCGLRLDAGDSFNDYPRGYKVQLSDDGKTWGEPVASGHGSGVVTEIFFPATKGKFIRITQTGSVSGLFWSIHELRVFEPGAPVMTKAAPVSTFE, from the coding sequence ATGAAGAGAAGTATTTGCTGGTTGGTTCTGTTGTTGGCATTGTCCCTGTCTGCCCGCGCTGAAGATAAAACTTTTTCCCCGGCCAAACCCCAATGGCTGCCCACGCTGACACCTCAGGAGGAAGCCAAGACTTTCGTCCTGCCCAAAGGTTATTATGTGGAACTGGTGCTGTCCGACCCCATCATCAAGGAACCGGTGGTGAGTGTGTTCGACGGCAATGGCCGCATGTATGTCGCCGAAATGCGCAGTTACATGCAGGACATTGACGGCACGGACGAGCATGCCAAAGTCGGGCGCGTCTCGCTGCATTGGTCGAGCAGGCACAACGGCGTCTTCGACAAGCACACCGTTTTCATTGATCACCTGTTGCTGCCGCGCATGATCTTGCCGGTCGCCGACGGGTTGCTCGTTAACGAAACGGACAGCGACGACATCTGGCTTTATCGCGACACCAATGGCGATGGTGTGGCCGACAAAAAGGAACTCGTTTATGCGGGTGGCCCGCGCGGCGGGAATCTGGAGCATCAACCCAGCGGTTTGATTTGGGATCGCGACAACTGGCTTTACCAGGCGGTGTCGTCGTACCGTCTGCGGCTCAAGGGCACGAACGTCGTCAAGGAACCAACGCCGTCGAACAGCGGCCAGTGGGGATTGACGCAGGATGATTACGGCAAGCTGTTTTTTGTAAATGCCGGCGGCGAACTCGGTCCGGTAAATTTTCAGGAGCCGATCGTTTATGGCGCGTTCAAGGCGAAGGATGAACCGTCTCTCGATTTCATGGCGGTCTGGCCGTTGGTGGGACTCGCGGATGTCGAAGGCGGCCGCAATCGTTTTCGTCCCGAGAATAATACGCTCAATCATTTCACGGCGTGCTGCGGGCCGGATATTTTTCGCGGCGACCGTTTGCCGCTGGATGTTCGCGGGGATTTATTTTTTGGCGAACCAGTTGGGCGCCTGATCCGCCGCGCAAAGATTGAAGTGCAGGATGGCGTCACGCATTTGGTGAACCCTTACGATCATTCGGAATTCATGCGTTCGACAGACCCGAACTTTCGCCCGATCAACATGGTCACCGCGCCCGACGGCACGATGTATATCGTGGATATGTATCGCGGCATCATTCAGGAAGGAAATTGGGTGAAGCAAGGCTCGTATCTGCGCACGATCGTGCAGAAATTCCAGCTGGATAAAAATATTGATCACGGACGCATCTGGCGTTTGCGGCATAAGGATTTCAAACTCGGCCCGCAGCCGCACATGCTGGATGAAACTCCGGCGCAGTTGGTCAAGCATCTCACGGCCGCCAATGGTTGGTGGCGTGACACGGCGCAAAAGCTCATCGTCTTGCGCAATGATAAGTCGGTGGTTCCCGCTTTGACGAAAATGGCGATTTCCGATCCCAATCCCCTCGCCCGCCTCGATGCGCTTTGGACGCTCGAAGGTCTTGATTCTGTCTCGCCGGATTTCCTGCGGGTGATGCTGGCGGATCAAAATCCGCAAGTGCGCGCTGCCGCCGTGCGCGTCAGTGAAAGCGTGTACGAAAATGGCGACCGTTCCATCGTGCCGGACGTCCGCGCGATGGCAAAAGATTCGGACCCCAATGTCGCGGTTCAAGTGATGTTGACCGCGAATTTGCTCAAGTGGACCGATAGCAAGCAATTTGCCGAGACGATTGTGTCGAATAACCAATCCGCCGGGGTGCAAACTTTCGGCCAGGCACTGTTGCTGCCGCCCGCCGCTGCGCATCGTGAATTTTCCGAATCGGAACGGCGCATCCTCGCGCGCGGCTCGGTGATTTATAACCAGCTTTGTTTCGCGTGCCACGGCAACAACGGCAAAGGCATGCCGCTGCAAGGCGGCGCGCCGGGCACGACCATGGCCCCGCCATTGGCGGGTTCGAGCACGGTCAACGGCGTGAGCGAAGGCATCATCAATGTCCTGCTGAAAGGTCTCAGCGGCCCGGTGGGCGGGAAAAATTATGGTTCGCAAATGGTCTCGATGCAAAACAACGACAACGAATGGGTCGCCGACATCACTTCGTTTGTGCGCAATAATTTTGGAAATTCGTCGCCCTTCATCAACGCATCCGAAGTGGCCCGCGTTCGCGATGCAACGAAGGACCACAACGCGCCCTGGACGCTCGACGAGTTGCACGCCATCCTCCCGCAGTCGCTGGCGAATCGTTCGCAATGGAAAGTTTCCGCAAGTCATCATTCCGATGCCGCGCGCCTGGCGATTGATGGGCGCATTCAAACGCGCTACGACACCGATGCTTCGCAAACCCCCGGCATGTGGTATCAAATCGAATTGCCCCAGGCCACCAGCGTGTGCGGGCTTCGCCTCGATGCCGGTGATTCATTCAACGATTATCCGCGCGGTTACAAAGTCCAACTCTCGGATGATGGAAAGACCTGGGGTGAACCCGTCGCCAGCGGCCACGGCAGCGGCGTGGTGACTGAAATATTCTTCCCGGCAACCAAGGGCAAATTTATTCGCATCACGCAGACTGGGTCGGTGTCTGGTCTATTCTGGTCTATCCACGAATTGCGAGTATTTGAACCGGGTGCGCCAGTGATGACCAAAGCCGCGCCGGTTTCCACGTTTGAATGA
- a CDS encoding prepilin-type N-terminal cleavage/methylation domain-containing protein, with the protein MKNKTQQTRRQTGFTLIELLVVIAIIAILASLLLPALTQAKQRAQGISCVSNMKQLQLAHILYQGDNMDSFPWNAAITAGDSGSTYIGIKPSDPNWVAGIIDAPENNAPNSNPFGAETNQYLLGTLGDLVPKIGYTHGSIGPYAKNAGVYHCPADKFVDPFAHTLRVRSCSMNNFVGTSPKQISSGPPAWLGGGSFTEFQKLSDFTSMSASDCICFLDENPRSLNDGFFEVDPSNPNSGGVDKPAVNHGNSSSFSYIDGHAKLQKWTDCFLLVNVNVGTSGPYTDNQWLCAHATVHK; encoded by the coding sequence ATGAAAAATAAAACCCAGCAAACTCGTCGTCAGACCGGCTTCACGCTCATTGAGCTACTGGTCGTCATCGCCATTATCGCGATCCTCGCGAGCCTGCTCCTGCCTGCCTTGACGCAAGCCAAACAACGTGCCCAGGGAATTTCCTGCGTCAGCAACATGAAACAGTTGCAACTCGCGCATATTCTTTATCAAGGTGATAATATGGACTCTTTCCCGTGGAACGCAGCCATCACCGCCGGCGATTCCGGCAGTACGTATATTGGCATCAAGCCCAGTGATCCGAACTGGGTCGCCGGCATAATTGATGCGCCGGAAAATAATGCTCCTAATTCAAATCCGTTTGGCGCCGAGACGAATCAATATTTATTGGGCACCTTGGGCGATTTGGTTCCGAAAATCGGTTACACACACGGCTCCATCGGGCCCTACGCGAAGAACGCCGGAGTGTATCATTGCCCGGCCGACAAATTCGTGGATCCATTTGCTCATACGTTGCGCGTCCGATCCTGCTCAATGAATAATTTTGTCGGCACTTCGCCAAAACAGATCAGCAGCGGCCCTCCCGCGTGGCTCGGTGGCGGGTCGTTCACGGAATTTCAAAAGCTCTCGGATTTCACTTCGATGAGCGCTTCGGATTGCATCTGCTTTCTTGATGAAAATCCGCGTTCGTTGAACGATGGTTTTTTTGAAGTGGACCCCAGCAATCCTAACTCCGGTGGCGTGGATAAACCAGCGGTCAATCATGGTAATTCCAGTTCGTTCTCTTACATTGATGGACACGCCAAGCTTCAAAAATGGACGGACTGTTTTCTTTTGGTAAATGTCAATGTGGGCACAAGCGGCCCTTATACAGATAATCAATGGCTGTGCGCCCACGCTACAGTTCACAAATAA
- a CDS encoding carbohydrate-binding protein yields the protein MIKYILLSLAVMVAAAGFSAHAVAGVGATVPFTSYEGEAGVLGGGATVVALTSSPTTQYSSPQLEASGHAYVQLTAVGQSVTWTNTTAQSFTAINLRSCIPDAPTGGGITSTINLYVNGEFRQAFSVNSLQNYCYEGTNYNGQTDKNPADGHPRGFWNDTHAFIVGAAIGPNDTLTFQKDSTNAASFYYIDVADLENPPLPLTQPANSLSILTYGAISNNTSVDNTSAINACFTAARSQGKSAWIPPGTYSFSAIKGGLNASGITISGAGPWYSTLYRVVPNNNSQGVANMITTTSSTLQNVMLDCNASSRAGNNNNGAVNFSGTNWVVNNVWITHATSAFWCAGVNGIAENCRVLSVWSDGGNFNNVQSANGIGMNLTYSNNFVRGTGDDAMAINSVHYNVNGTTTNFYTIMSNIAYVNNTAIAPWGGKCIGIYGGVNDLVTNNLFLDTARYIGLGVMKFGVNGSDLVSATVMNNVVIRCGGNGYSQQQQAMMIGNGGDGQGVGLVANAYCSGNIISNSLYDAVGFSTGTNITFQHNTIINPGLDAIAIGPPDLGSAVMGNAIINSNAVIGLPANHFLLTNSASRYAALVPTAAANSTGGANLQTENCIEGGTDVITQNGSYASYGAVNFANVNTFVARVSSAEANGVIQIHLDSTNGALVGTCVLPATGGSQIWTNQYCQISGASGVHAVYLVFTNDSVSTASMEFFGFYSAAPVPSHHLVIGNTYSFKSLANNEYVTAANGGSSALIASSASVGATQEFKILDAGSGNIGFQSLANNDIVTADNSGSSPLIANRMSIGSWETFTEVDAGNGNVGFLANADGKYVTAPNSGAGSLIASSTSVSTAESFTPAVIATTPPTSPVLAGNPANSEIFLNWSAPATAASYNLKRSLTDGGPYTIIQPNTVSLSYADTNVSNGTLYYYVVSALNSAGESSNSTQVAIAPGVNSGIRFEGDLIVNLQSGDLNASSAVWTNHTSNTQGVGNFTALSGVNLNVAPQTWNGQTVSALFVNASGNNSAQSALVTPAEIASNGAVSVESWIYPVDVNATSCYFNYGYQGGSSSPMNEREFNCDTSGHGIISGNFGNLDTSWGTKIPVAGAWHHVAITYNGSTLLAYLDGSLAVTHAIGTRLATVPTLMQVGSAIAGTGVNGGNDPFHGYIACVRVESGVLTSGDVAANYASGLLATPVASTPAGLVATAGDGQVALMWSPSGNATNYNVKRSMTVNGTYTLIATNWTKTSFTNTGLANGTTYYFTVSATNSAGGSADSAAVNAEPISKVSPQVNLVAANGQLQLAWPQDHLGWMLQVQTNSLGMGLNTNWVTVSGSDAVNQMTFPVTTNGSSFFRLVSP from the coding sequence ATGATCAAATATATTTTGCTATCGCTGGCGGTGATGGTCGCGGCGGCAGGATTTTCCGCGCATGCAGTCGCGGGAGTAGGCGCCACTGTGCCATTCACCAGCTATGAGGGCGAGGCCGGAGTGTTGGGTGGCGGCGCAACGGTCGTGGCCTTGACGAGTTCACCCACGACTCAGTATTCCAGCCCGCAGTTGGAGGCATCGGGTCATGCTTATGTGCAACTGACCGCGGTTGGCCAGTCAGTGACGTGGACGAACACGACCGCGCAAAGTTTCACCGCGATCAATTTGCGCTCATGCATTCCCGATGCGCCGACCGGCGGTGGCATTACCTCCACGATAAACCTGTATGTGAACGGGGAATTTCGCCAGGCCTTTAGTGTGAACTCGTTGCAGAATTATTGTTATGAAGGCACCAATTACAACGGGCAGACCGACAAAAATCCCGCTGATGGACATCCGCGCGGTTTTTGGAATGACACGCATGCGTTCATCGTGGGCGCGGCCATCGGGCCGAATGACACTTTGACCTTCCAAAAAGATTCCACGAACGCGGCATCGTTCTATTACATAGACGTCGCTGATTTGGAAAATCCACCGCTGCCGCTAACCCAGCCGGCAAATTCACTTTCGATCCTCACCTACGGTGCGATTTCAAATAATACTTCGGTGGACAACACCAGCGCGATCAACGCCTGTTTTACCGCCGCGCGTTCACAGGGCAAATCCGCGTGGATACCGCCGGGAACCTATTCTTTTAGCGCGATCAAAGGCGGATTGAACGCCTCGGGCATCACTATCAGCGGAGCGGGGCCGTGGTATAGCACGCTCTACCGCGTGGTGCCGAATAACAATTCGCAAGGCGTGGCGAACATGATCACAACCACTTCGAGCACGTTGCAAAATGTGATGCTCGATTGCAATGCCTCCAGCCGCGCGGGAAATAACAACAACGGCGCGGTCAATTTTAGTGGCACGAATTGGGTAGTGAACAATGTCTGGATCACGCACGCGACCTCGGCGTTCTGGTGCGCGGGCGTTAATGGCATCGCTGAGAATTGCCGGGTGCTAAGCGTCTGGTCCGACGGCGGAAATTTTAACAATGTCCAAAGCGCCAACGGCATCGGCATGAACCTGACTTACTCAAATAATTTTGTGCGCGGCACGGGCGACGATGCGATGGCGATCAATTCCGTTCATTACAACGTGAACGGCACTACGACCAATTTCTACACCATCATGAGCAACATTGCTTACGTCAACAACACGGCGATCGCGCCGTGGGGCGGCAAGTGCATCGGAATTTATGGCGGCGTGAATGACCTGGTGACGAATAATTTGTTTCTCGATACCGCACGATACATCGGGCTCGGCGTCATGAAATTCGGCGTGAACGGTTCGGACTTGGTCTCGGCAACAGTAATGAACAATGTCGTCATTCGCTGCGGCGGCAACGGTTACAGCCAGCAGCAACAGGCGATGATGATCGGCAACGGTGGTGATGGCCAGGGCGTGGGATTGGTGGCGAACGCCTATTGCTCCGGCAACATCATCAGCAATTCGCTTTACGACGCGGTCGGATTTTCGACGGGCACGAACATCACCTTTCAGCACAATACCATTATTAATCCTGGGCTGGATGCCATTGCCATCGGGCCGCCCGATTTAGGCTCTGCCGTCATGGGCAACGCCATCATCAACTCAAACGCAGTGATCGGCCTTCCCGCGAATCATTTTCTGCTGACCAACAGTGCTTCAAGATACGCCGCGCTGGTGCCGACGGCGGCGGCGAATAGCACCGGTGGCGCGAATCTTCAGACGGAAAATTGCATCGAGGGCGGCACAGACGTGATCACGCAAAATGGTTCTTACGCCAGTTATGGCGCGGTCAATTTTGCGAATGTGAATACGTTCGTGGCCAGAGTGTCGAGCGCTGAAGCGAACGGTGTGATTCAAATTCATTTGGATAGCACGAACGGAGCTTTGGTTGGAACCTGCGTTCTGCCGGCGACGGGTGGTTCGCAAATTTGGACTAATCAATATTGCCAGATTAGTGGCGCGAGTGGAGTGCATGCGGTTTATCTGGTATTCACGAACGATTCGGTCAGCACTGCGAGCATGGAATTTTTCGGTTTCTATTCCGCCGCGCCCGTGCCTTCGCATCATTTGGTGATTGGCAATACTTACTCATTCAAATCATTGGCGAATAACGAATATGTCACCGCGGCGAATGGTGGCTCAAGCGCGCTGATTGCTTCGAGCGCATCGGTGGGCGCAACGCAGGAATTTAAGATCCTCGACGCCGGCAGCGGAAACATTGGTTTTCAAAGTTTGGCGAACAATGACATCGTGACTGCGGACAACTCGGGCAGCAGTCCATTGATTGCGAACCGCATGTCCATCGGTTCGTGGGAAACTTTTACCGAAGTGGACGCGGGCAATGGCAACGTCGGATTCCTCGCCAACGCCGACGGCAAATATGTGACGGCGCCGAACAGTGGAGCAGGTTCATTGATCGCATCCAGCACCTCCGTGAGCACAGCGGAATCATTCACCCCGGCAGTCATCGCAACCACACCGCCGACGTCGCCAGTGCTGGCCGGTAATCCCGCGAACTCGGAAATATTTCTGAATTGGAGCGCGCCCGCCACCGCTGCGAGCTATAACTTGAAGCGGTCGCTCACTGACGGCGGTCCTTACACGATTATCCAGCCCAACACCGTATCATTGAGCTATGCCGATACGAACGTGAGCAACGGCACACTCTATTATTACGTCGTGTCCGCGTTGAATTCAGCAGGCGAAAGTTCCAATTCAACCCAAGTCGCCATCGCGCCGGGCGTGAATTCCGGCATTCGTTTTGAAGGCGACTTGATCGTGAATTTGCAATCAGGCGACTTGAACGCCAGCAGCGCGGTTTGGACGAACCACACGAGCAATACGCAGGGCGTGGGTAACTTTACCGCATTGAGTGGAGTCAACCTGAACGTCGCACCGCAAACGTGGAATGGACAAACGGTGAGCGCGCTGTTTGTCAACGCGTCAGGAAATAACTCAGCCCAATCAGCGCTCGTTACTCCGGCGGAAATAGCTTCAAACGGAGCGGTCTCCGTCGAGTCGTGGATTTACCCGGTGGATGTGAATGCGACGAGTTGCTATTTCAACTATGGTTACCAGGGCGGCAGCAGTTCGCCAATGAATGAGCGCGAATTTAATTGCGACACCAGCGGTCACGGCATCATCTCGGGAAATTTCGGCAACCTCGATACGAGTTGGGGAACCAAAATCCCGGTCGCGGGCGCGTGGCATCATGTCGCAATCACTTATAATGGCTCGACCTTGCTGGCCTATCTCGATGGCAGCCTCGCGGTGACACATGCCATCGGAACTCGTCTCGCGACCGTGCCGACGTTGATGCAGGTGGGTTCGGCAATCGCGGGGACCGGCGTGAATGGTGGCAATGATCCGTTTCACGGTTACATCGCGTGCGTGCGAGTGGAGAGCGGCGTGCTGACTTCGGGCGACGTGGCCGCGAATTACGCGTCGGGACTTTTGGCGACGCCCGTGGCAAGCACACCGGCCGGACTGGTCGCGACAGCAGGCGATGGCCAAGTGGCGTTGATGTGGAGCCCCTCGGGTAACGCGACGAATTACAATGTGAAACGCTCCATGACCGTGAATGGAACCTACACACTTATCGCCACGAATTGGACGAAGACAAGTTTTACGAACACGGGTCTCGCGAACGGCACCACCTATTATTTCACCGTGTCCGCAACCAATTCAGCGGGTGGAAGCGCCGATTCGGCGGCGGTAAACGCTGAACCCATCTCAAAAGTTTCGCCACAAGTGAATCTCGTTGCGGCTAATGGACAACTACAGTTGGCGTGGCCGCAAGACCATCTCGGCTGGATGCTGCAAGTCCAGACTAACTCGCTGGGGATGGGCTTGAATACAAATTGGGTGACGGTGTCCGGATCCGACGCCGTCAATCAAATGACCTTTCCGGTCACTACCAACGGTAGTTCATTCTTCCGACTAGTCTCGCCGTAA